Proteins encoded by one window of Desulfovibrio ferrophilus:
- a CDS encoding Tex family protein, with the protein MNDKHCSQIAKGMSLAVSQVAAVARLVGEGATVPFVARYRKEATGSLDEVAVAAIRDRLEALAELDKRREVILSSLEERGLLTPELKAAVDKAPDKTQLEDIYLPHRPKRRTRASMARERGLEPLANALMAQQGRDPLALAKPFVDADKGVPDVDAALAGARDIIAEGLAENPSLRKAVRQLFLRRGRFTSKMVKGKEEAGATYRSWFAWDEPLRAIPGHRALAMFRGEAEGFLSLSLRPPEDEILELARRGALRGRGPDTEQVGVALADGCKRLLVPSLENEIRAEVKRRADAEAIRVFASNLRGLLLAPPLGQKIVLALDPGFRTGAKLTVLDAQGGLLHHTTIFPTTSTSQREAAAKVVKELCARFKVQAVAVGNGTAGRETEAFVRELGLGLPVVLVNESGASIYSASEIARREFPDLDLTVRGAVSIGRRLMDPLAELVKLDPKSIGVGQYQHDVDQAGLRRSLDDVVSSCVNAVGVDVNTASQELLTFVSGLGPVLAKNVVEHRDEHGPFDSRAALRKVKRLGPKAFEQAAGFLRVRGKEPLDSSAVHPERYALVRSMAKDVKCRPAELLTDPAARAKVRLEDYVSEDVGLPTLTDIMAELEKPGRDPRAAFSAFAFADGVNKVEDLSEGMELPGIVTNVTKFGAFVDIGVHRDGMVHVSQLADRFVSDPAEVVSVSQEVMVRVVEVDLKRGRISLTMRGVAGTKK; encoded by the coding sequence ATGAATGACAAGCATTGCTCACAGATCGCCAAGGGCATGTCCCTGGCGGTGTCTCAGGTGGCTGCCGTGGCCCGGCTAGTGGGCGAGGGGGCTACGGTTCCCTTTGTGGCCCGCTATCGCAAGGAGGCCACAGGCTCGCTGGACGAAGTGGCCGTTGCCGCCATTCGTGATCGGTTGGAAGCACTGGCGGAGCTGGACAAGCGCCGCGAGGTGATCCTGTCCTCGCTGGAGGAGCGCGGTCTGCTGACCCCGGAATTGAAAGCCGCCGTGGACAAGGCCCCGGACAAGACCCAGTTGGAAGACATCTATCTGCCGCATCGGCCCAAGCGACGGACCCGTGCGTCTATGGCGCGGGAGCGGGGGCTGGAGCCATTGGCGAATGCTCTCATGGCGCAGCAGGGGCGCGACCCGCTGGCCTTGGCCAAGCCTTTTGTCGATGCGGACAAGGGCGTGCCGGATGTGGACGCAGCTCTGGCCGGGGCGCGGGATATCATTGCCGAAGGCCTGGCCGAAAATCCGAGCCTGCGTAAGGCGGTGCGCCAGTTGTTTCTGCGCCGGGGGCGGTTCACGTCCAAGATGGTCAAGGGCAAGGAGGAGGCCGGAGCAACCTATCGTTCATGGTTCGCCTGGGATGAACCCTTGCGCGCCATTCCCGGTCATCGCGCTCTGGCGATGTTCAGGGGCGAGGCCGAGGGCTTTTTGTCCCTGAGTCTGCGGCCGCCGGAGGATGAAATTCTGGAGCTGGCCCGACGCGGGGCGTTGCGGGGCCGTGGCCCGGATACCGAGCAGGTGGGCGTCGCTCTTGCCGATGGCTGCAAGCGTCTGCTGGTGCCGTCTTTGGAAAACGAGATCAGGGCGGAGGTCAAGAGACGGGCCGATGCCGAGGCCATCCGGGTCTTTGCTTCCAATTTGCGCGGGCTGCTGCTGGCTCCGCCGCTGGGGCAGAAGATCGTGCTGGCGCTGGACCCCGGTTTTCGGACCGGAGCCAAGCTGACGGTGCTGGATGCGCAGGGCGGCCTGTTGCACCACACCACCATCTTCCCCACCACCTCCACCAGCCAGCGCGAGGCCGCTGCCAAGGTGGTCAAGGAACTCTGCGCCAGGTTCAAGGTGCAGGCCGTGGCCGTGGGCAACGGCACTGCCGGGCGCGAGACCGAAGCCTTTGTGCGTGAACTCGGGCTGGGCCTGCCCGTGGTGCTGGTCAACGAGTCCGGGGCGTCCATCTATTCGGCCTCGGAAATCGCCCGCCGCGAATTCCCGGATCTGGATCTGACCGTGCGCGGGGCCGTGAGTATCGGCCGCAGGCTGATGGACCCGCTGGCGGAGCTGGTGAAGCTGGACCCCAAGTCCATTGGCGTGGGCCAGTATCAGCATGATGTGGATCAGGCGGGGTTGCGTCGTTCTCTGGACGATGTGGTCTCCAGTTGCGTGAACGCCGTGGGCGTGGACGTGAATACCGCCAGTCAGGAGCTGTTGACCTTTGTCTCCGGGTTGGGACCGGTGCTGGCCAAGAACGTGGTCGAACATCGGGATGAGCACGGCCCCTTTGACAGCCGGGCCGCGCTGCGCAAGGTGAAGCGGCTGGGCCCCAAGGCCTTTGAACAGGCCGCAGGATTCTTGCGTGTGCGTGGGAAGGAGCCGCTGGACTCAAGCGCGGTGCATCCCGAGCGTTACGCCCTTGTCCGGAGCATGGCCAAGGATGTGAAATGCCGACCTGCCGAGTTGCTGACCGATCCTGCGGCGCGGGCCAAGGTGCGCCTGGAAGACTATGTGTCCGAGGACGTTGGTTTGCCTACGCTCACGGATATCATGGCCGAGCTGGAAAAGCCGGGGCGTGACCCCCGCGCTGCATTCAGCGCCTTTGCCTTTGCCGATGGCGTGAACAAGGTGGAGGATTTGTCCGAGGGCATGGAGCTGCCCGGCATCGTGACCAACGTGACCAAGTTTGGGGCCTTTGTGGACATCGGGGTGCATCGGGACGGGATGGTTCATGTCAGCCAGTTGGCGGACCGCTTTGTGTCCGACCCTGCGGAGGTGGTTTCCGTGAGTCAGGAGGTCATGGTGCGGGTTGTGGAGGTCGACCTCAAGCGGGGGCGTATCTCCCTGACCATGCGCGGCGTGGCCGGGACGAAGAAATAG